In a genomic window of Oncorhynchus keta strain PuntledgeMale-10-30-2019 chromosome 28, Oket_V2, whole genome shotgun sequence:
- the LOC118371800 gene encoding natural cytotoxicity triggering receptor 2-like, which produces MMRVLYLLLLCETSVQLQCDKTVIQANVGSGFSLVCQYQTNRYLFSKKYWCRGESRSTCVILMDSDHLTNRELRHRSQIIDAQRKGLVIIMTDLKLEDTGVYWVGIDKIHADIMTSINLIVTFVAVSKPMVWPLSSMGDTCWGQPVTVHCASAKGTSVQYTWYQSTQPQDIQFQSSADLHLHCGILEEDSQYYCSASNDVSSQHSGMVSVQVLKPSEEDCIYRFAMEGKRSYDCSDRLKTSTATPLRSTGHLTEEPYQPGTNSNLSSTINQTHQDWHYSRSEPCHLYVTSV; this is translated from the exons ATGATGAGGGTCCTTTATCTCCTGTTGCTCTGTGAAA CAAGTGTCCAGCTTCAGTGTGACAAAACAGTAATCCAGGCCAATGTTGGGAGTGGATTCAGTCTGGTCTGCCAGTACCAAACAAACCGGTACCTCTTCAGTAAGAAGTACTGGTGCCGTGGGGAGTCTAGGTCGACCTGTGTTATTCTAATGGACTCGGATCACCTCACCAACAGAGAGCTCAGACACAGGTCTCAGATCATAGATGCACAGCGAAAGGGGTtggtcatcatcatgacagaTCTCAAGTTAGAGGATACTGGAGTGTACTGGGTTGGGATTGATAAAATCCATGCTGACATCATGACTTCCATCAATCTAATTGTGACATTTG tggcAGTGTCCAAACCCATGGTATGGCCCCTGAGTTCAATGGGAGACACTTGCTGGGGCCAGCCTGTGACAGTGCACTGTGCTAGTGCAAAGGGCACAAGTGTCCAGTACACCTGGTACCAATCCACCCAACCCCAGGACATCCAGTTTCAGAGCTCAGCAGACCTGCACCTACACTGTGGCATTTTGGAAGAAGACAGCCAGTACTACTGCAGTGCCAGCAACGATGTGAGCAGCCAGCATAGTGGGATGGTTTCGGTGCAGGTTCTGAAGCCCTCTGAGGAGGACTGCATCTATCGTTTTGCTATGGAGG GCAAGAGAAGCTATGACTGTAGTGACAGACTGAAGACAAGCACAGCCACACCTCTGCGTTCTACTGGCCATCTGACAGAAGAACCCTATCAACCTGGAACCAACAGCAACCTGTCCTCAACAATCAATCAAACACACCAGGATTGGCATTACAGTAGGTCAGAACCGTGTCACCTCTATGTAACCTCTGTGTAA